The following is a genomic window from Marinobacter sp. NP-4(2019).
AGCCATCCTCCGTGTGGAACGGCTGACCCACAACCGGGACGGCCGCCCCATCGATTTCGAATACCTCTGCTACCGCGGCGATTCATTCAAATATCAGTTCCGGATTGACCGGAAATAGGAGAGCACCATGAAAATCAATGACATCCCTGTGATCGAAACCGACGTTCTGGTGATCGGCGGTGGCACTGCCGGCCCCATGGCCGCCGTGACCGCCAAGGAACAGGACCCCAGCCTGAACGTGATGCTATTGGAGAAAGCGAACGTCAAACGTTCCGGCGCCATCTCCATGGGCATGGACGGGCTCAACAACGCCGTCGTGCCCGGCCATGCCACCCCCGAGCAATACGTCAAGGAAATCACCATCGCCAACGACGGCATTGTCCACCAGCCCGCGCTGATGGCTTATGCCACCCGCTCGTTCCCGATGATCGAGAAGCTGGATTCCTGGGGCGTGCATTTCCAGAAGGACGAAACCGGCGACTACGACATGAAGAAGGTCCACCACCTGGGCACCTATGTGCTGCCGATGCCGGAGGGCCACAACGTCAAGAAAATCCTTTACCGCCGCCTGCGCCGCAATCGGGTGCAGATTGAAAACCGTTTTACCGCGACCCGTCTGCTGAAGGATCCGGACGGCAAGATCGCCGGGATGATCGGTGTTAACACCCGAACGGCGGAACCGATCATCATCCGCGCCAAAGCGGTGATCATGGCCACCGGTGCCGCCGGTCGCCTGGGCCTGCCCACATCGGGCTACCTGTTCGGCACCTACGAGAATCCTGCCAATAACGGTGACGGCCACGCCATGGCCTACCACGCCGGCGCGGACCTGGCGAACCTGGAATGCTTCCAGGTGAACCCGCTACTCAAGGACTACAACGGCCCGGCCTGTGCCTACGTGACCGGACCACTGGGTGGCTTCACCGCCAACGCCTTTGGCGAGCGCTTTATCGAGTGCGACTACTGGTCCGGCCAGATGATGCTGGAATTCTTCAAGGAACTGGAATCCGGCACCGGCCCCGTGTTCCTCAAGCTGGACCACCTGGCGGAGGAAACCATCCAGGAAATCGAGACCGTCCTGCACACCAACGAACGCCCCACCCGGGGCCGCTTCCACGAGGGACGTGACGTGAACTACCGCCAGCGCATGGTGGAAATGCACATCTCCGAGGTCGGCTTCTGCTCCGGCCACTCCGCCTCCGGCGTATGGACCGATGAAACCGGTGCCACCACCGTGCCCGGCCTCTACTGCGCCGGCGACATGGCCAGCGTGGCCCACAACTACATGCTGGGAGCCTTCGTGTATGGCCAGATCTGCGGCGAAAGTGCGGTCGAGTTTGTGAAATCACGAAACGAGCCCAAGCTTGATGAAACCTTTATCGCCAGTGAGCTGGAACGTATCCAGGCGCCGATGAAACGGGCCGATGGCATCCCACCGGAACAGATGGAATACAAGGTGCGCCGCCTGGTCAACGACTACCTGCAGCCGCCCAAGGTCACCAAAAAAATGGAAATCGGGCTGGAGCGGATCCTCGCCGTGCGCGAAGACGTGCCTCTGCTCTGCGCCCGCGACCCTCACGAACTGCTACGAGCCATGGAAGTGCAGTCCATCATCGACTGCGCCGAAATGGCCGCCCGCGCCTCGCTCTACCGCACCGAATCCCGCTGGGGCCTTTACCACTACCGCGTGGACTACCCGGACCAGAACGACAGTGAGTGGTTCTACCACAGCCGCCTATTCAAGGACGAGAACGGCCGGATGGCCAGCGGCAAGCGCCCCATTGCGGATTACCTGGTGTCGCTGGGCGAGGAAAAAGACGCCTACCGGAAGATGCGGGTCCAGAAAGCCGCCAACGCCTGACACCACTGACGAGGAGCCTCAAAAGAGGCTCCCGCCCACAACGAATTCTGTGACGAGAGAGGAACACCAACATGCCTATCGCCAATCACCATTCAAGCGTTCCCGTCATCGTGGACGAGGACAAATGCATTGCCGACAAGGGCTGCACCGTGTGCATCGACGTGTGCCCGCTGGACGTGCTGTGGATCAATGAAGAAACCGGCAAGGCCCACATGAAATACGACGAGTGCTGGTACTGCATGCCCTGTGAGGCGGACTGCCCCACTGACGCCGTTACCGTCAACATTCCCTACCTGCTGCGCTGAGGTAAGCCATGAAAACCTACGACGATCCCGAACTGCAGGCCATTGCCGTGAAACTCACCTCTGACGATCCGGGCATTCGCCGGGTGGCGGTCATGGACCTGGTGGATTCCGGCGAACCGGAAGCCGTTGAGCTGGTGATCCAGGCACTTCACGACCCGGACACCAACGTGCGTCAGGAAGCCGCCAAGGTGGTGGACGAATTTGAAGCCGCCGACATGGCCGATGCGCTGATTGCCGCCCTCAGCGACAACGATGAAGTCGTGCGCAACAGTGCTGCCCACGCTTTGGCCGACCTGAAAGATCCGGCAGCCGCAGAGCCACTGTTGGAAGCCCTGGAAACCAGCACGGATGGCTTCGTAGTGTCCGGCATCCTGCGTGCCCTGAAGCCTCTGCGGAACCCTGGCGCCCAGCGCCCGGCCCTGAAACGGCTTGGCGATGAGGACCCACGCGTCCGCCGCGAGGCTGTGGCCGTTATCGGCTGGCTGAAACAGCCGGAGAACCTGCCTGCCCTGGTGGAAACCGCCCAGCACGATAAAGACCCGGAGGTACGCCGCGCCGCCACCGGCGCCCTGGTCTACGCCAGCCCACAGCAGGTTGGCCAGGCGTTGATTGGCCTGCTGAAAGATGAGCATTGGCAGGTCCGCTGCGAAGCCGCCAACAGCATTGGCAAGCTCGACCATCAAGCCGCCGTGCAGGCACTGATGGAGTCCACAAAGGACGAGCTTTGGCAGGTTCGGGAAAAGGCGGTGGATGCCCTCGGCAAGCTGGGTTCAACCGACGCCATTCCGGTATTGGGAGAGTGCTCGAAAGACGCCATGAGCAACCTGCGCAAGGCTGCCATTGGTGCCCTGGGCACCATTGCCCATAACGATGGCCGCCCCTACGTGGTGACCGCCCTGGACGATCCGGACCCGGACGTCCGCAAGCTGGCCCGCTGGGCCATCTCGAAACTGGACGCCGCGGCCTGACAGTCCGGGCCGGCCTGTTCCGCACCAGGCTGGCCCGGCAACCGCCAACACCGAGAGGAGACTGCCATGACCTTTGTTGTTACCGAAAATTGCATCCGCTGTAAGTACACCGATTGCGTCGATGTCTGCCCCACGGACTGCTTCCATGAAGGCCCGAACTTTCTGGTGATCAATCCCGAGACCTGCATCGACTGCAGTCTGTGCGTCACCGAGTGCCCGGCCGACGCCATTTTTGATGAAAACCACCTGCCGGAGGATCAGCGCCATTTCATCCAGCTCAATGCCGAGCTTTCCGAGGTATGGCCGGTCATCGACGCCACCTCCGCGCCCCTGCCGGAAGCCGAAGAGTGGGTCGACCGCCCCGACAAGATGCAGTTCCTGGAGCGCTAGTTCATGCCTCAACTTGTCATAACGAGTTGTTTCCGGACGGTATCGCTTGCCCTAGTGGTTCTGTCCGCCGCGGCGTTGGGCAGTACCCGGCCGATGGAACTGCCCGATCGCCATGTACCGCTGCCTGAGGTACCGGAACTGGTCATCCCATCCGCTATGGAAGGAGGTCCTTATGTCCAGACAAACGCTGGTTGATCCGCCAAAAGAAGTTCGCCTGAAACGCAGACTCAACGCGCTGGAACTGAACTGGCCCGATGGCCTGACCACACGGCTGAGCTGCCTGATGCTGCGCAAGTCCTGCGCCTGCTCCCACTGCACCCAGGCCAAACGCTCTGGCCGGCTCAGCCTGATTGATGCCGACATCCGCGTTGAACGGGTGGAGCTGTCCGGCGTGAGTGGTCTGCAGTTCTTTTTCAGCGACGGCCATTACCGGGGGCTTTACCCCTGGGCTTTCCTGCGCGAACTGAGCGAGCAGGTGTCATGAACCAGACACTTCGTACCCTGGATATCCGCTGGTGGGCACCGGCACGGCTGCGCTATCCCGGAGCGGCCCTGTGCGTGGTGCTGGCCCTGGCCGGCAGCTTCCTGGCGGACCACTACGGTGCCCCCGCGCTGGTGCTGGTCCTGCTGCTGGGCTTTGGTTTTGCCAGCCAGGCAGCGGATACCCGGCTGCAGCCCGGTGTGGAATTCTGCAGTCGCCAGGTCCTGCGTATTGGCATTGCCCTGCTGGGCGCGAGGATCGGGGTGGAACAACTGATGACCGTCGGCAGCCTGCCGTTGCTGGTGGTCCTCACCTGCACCCCCATTATCATCGGCTCCGCGCTGTTGCTCGGCCAGTGGCTGGGTCTGCCGCGGCTGCAAAGCCTGGTGGCCGGCGTGGCAGTGGCGATCTGCGGGGTGTCTGCCGCTGTCGCGGTTGCCGCCGTTATCCCCCAGGGCAAACTGGAGGACCGGCGGCTGCTGGGTGTCGTGGTGGGCGTCACGGCCC
Proteins encoded in this region:
- a CDS encoding DUF971 domain-containing protein, which produces MSRQTLVDPPKEVRLKRRLNALELNWPDGLTTRLSCLMLRKSCACSHCTQAKRSGRLSLIDADIRVERVELSGVSGLQFFFSDGHYRGLYPWAFLRELSEQVS
- a CDS encoding HEAT repeat domain-containing protein, producing MKTYDDPELQAIAVKLTSDDPGIRRVAVMDLVDSGEPEAVELVIQALHDPDTNVRQEAAKVVDEFEAADMADALIAALSDNDEVVRNSAAHALADLKDPAAAEPLLEALETSTDGFVVSGILRALKPLRNPGAQRPALKRLGDEDPRVRREAVAVIGWLKQPENLPALVETAQHDKDPEVRRAATGALVYASPQQVGQALIGLLKDEHWQVRCEAANSIGKLDHQAAVQALMESTKDELWQVREKAVDALGKLGSTDAIPVLGECSKDAMSNLRKAAIGALGTIAHNDGRPYVVTALDDPDPDVRKLARWAISKLDAAA
- a CDS encoding YeiH family protein; protein product: MNQTLRTLDIRWWAPARLRYPGAALCVVLALAGSFLADHYGAPALVLVLLLGFGFASQAADTRLQPGVEFCSRQVLRIGIALLGARIGVEQLMTVGSLPLLVVLTCTPIIIGSALLLGQWLGLPRLQSLVAGVAVAICGVSAAVAVAAVIPQGKLEDRRLLGVVVGVTALGTLSMLALPPLFSLLGYSEPETGLLLGASIHDVAQAAGAGYLVSDTAGDIATLTKLLRVALLAPLVLLLGALLNRNSAGKAEHPWFLLGFVTLFGMNSLGWLPDDLRQVLATTSQACLLVTMAALGMRTSLSSLIAQGWKPFALLALLSTLLVITAMVSMATYSP
- the fdxA gene encoding ferredoxin FdxA, whose product is MTFVVTENCIRCKYTDCVDVCPTDCFHEGPNFLVINPETCIDCSLCVTECPADAIFDENHLPEDQRHFIQLNAELSEVWPVIDATSAPLPEAEEWVDRPDKMQFLER
- a CDS encoding 4Fe-4S dicluster domain-containing protein — encoded protein: MPIANHHSSVPVIVDEDKCIADKGCTVCIDVCPLDVLWINEETGKAHMKYDECWYCMPCEADCPTDAVTVNIPYLLR
- a CDS encoding fumarate reductase/succinate dehydrogenase flavoprotein subunit; this encodes MKINDIPVIETDVLVIGGGTAGPMAAVTAKEQDPSLNVMLLEKANVKRSGAISMGMDGLNNAVVPGHATPEQYVKEITIANDGIVHQPALMAYATRSFPMIEKLDSWGVHFQKDETGDYDMKKVHHLGTYVLPMPEGHNVKKILYRRLRRNRVQIENRFTATRLLKDPDGKIAGMIGVNTRTAEPIIIRAKAVIMATGAAGRLGLPTSGYLFGTYENPANNGDGHAMAYHAGADLANLECFQVNPLLKDYNGPACAYVTGPLGGFTANAFGERFIECDYWSGQMMLEFFKELESGTGPVFLKLDHLAEETIQEIETVLHTNERPTRGRFHEGRDVNYRQRMVEMHISEVGFCSGHSASGVWTDETGATTVPGLYCAGDMASVAHNYMLGAFVYGQICGESAVEFVKSRNEPKLDETFIASELERIQAPMKRADGIPPEQMEYKVRRLVNDYLQPPKVTKKMEIGLERILAVREDVPLLCARDPHELLRAMEVQSIIDCAEMAARASLYRTESRWGLYHYRVDYPDQNDSEWFYHSRLFKDENGRMASGKRPIADYLVSLGEEKDAYRKMRVQKAANA